The Rhododendron vialii isolate Sample 1 chromosome 8a, ASM3025357v1 genome has a window encoding:
- the LOC131336080 gene encoding uncharacterized protein LOC131336080: MDSKKANKISEIVRLQQILKKWKKLANSPKTTINKTNTSTGTCSSSGGATTGNNGSSSTKSINKLLKKTLSFSESSSVLRAPSNDAVPKGFLAVCVGKDLKRFVIPTEYLGHQAFGILLREAEEEFGFQQEGVLRLPCEVPLFQKILKMVEDKREVFLLHDFGFNHQDNDEILHSSSSNMGCFSPDCDCELTQMTSHHSQLCR, encoded by the coding sequence ATGGATTCGAAGAAGGCAAACAAGATCAGCGAGATTGTTAGGCTTCAACAAATCCTAAAGAAATGGAAGAAGCTAGCCAATTCCCCAAAGACCACTATTAACAAGACCAACACCAGTACCGGCACTTGCAGCAGCAGCGGCGGCGCCACCACAGGCAACAATGGAAGTAGTAGTACTAAGAGTATTAATAAGCTCCTAAAGAAAACGCTCTCCTTCTCTGAAAGCTCCAGTGTATTGCGGGCACCATCCAACGATGCCGTCCCTAAAGGGTTTCTGGCGGTATGCGTGGGGAAGGACTTGAAGAGATTCGTAATCCCAACGGAGTATTTGGGTCACCAAGCTTTCGGGATATTACTGAGAGAAGCTGAAGAGGAGTTTGGGTTTCAACAAGAGGGGGTACTCAGGCTTCCTTGTGAGGTCCCTCTCTTCCAAAAGATCTTGAAAATGGTTGAAGACAAGAGGGAGGTTTTTTTGTTGCATGATTTTGGTTTTAACCACCAAGACAATGATGAAATATTGCATAGTAGTAGTAGCAATATGGGTTGTTTCTCACCAGATTGTGACTGTGAGCTTACCCAAATGACGTCTCACCATTCTCAGTTGTGCAGATGA
- the LOC131336081 gene encoding pyrophosphate-energized membrane proton pump 2 — protein sequence MEDDMESGNLGPYKDRPRTFPNMRSKPYTPLIFRILMRMNVRVVFILVLLGLGAVFYVGARTSPIIVFVFTVCIISFLISIYLTKWVLSKDEGPTEMVQISDAIRDGAEGFFRTQYGTISKMAVLLALVILGIYLFRSTTPQQESSGLGRYTSAFITVASFLLGALCSGIAGYVGMWVSVRANVRVSSAARRSAREALQIAVRAGGFSAIVVVGMAVIGVAILYATFYVWLGVDSPGSMKVTDLPLLLVGYGFGASFVALFAQLGGGIYTKAADVGADLVGKVEQGIPEDDPRNPAVIADLVGDNVGDCAARGADLFESIAAEIISAMILGGTMAQRCKIEDPSGFILFPLVVHSFDLVISTVGIFSIRGTRDTGSIGAMEDPMAILQKGYSITILLAVVTFGLSTRWMLYTEQAPSAWLHFALCGLVGIMTAYVFVWITKYYTDYKHEPVRTLALSSSTGHGTNIIAGISLGLESTALPVLVISASIVSAFWLGRTSGLVDDAGNPTGGLFGTAVATMGMLSTAAYVLTMDMFGPIADNAGGIVEMSQQPESVREITDVLDAVGNTTKATTKGFAIGSAALASFLLFSAYMDEVAAFAHVPFTQVDIAIPEVFVGGLLGSMLIFLFSAWACSAVGRTAQEVVNEVRRQFIERPGIMEYKEKPDYGRCVAIVASASLREMIKPGALAIVSPIVVGLVFRILGFYTGQPLLGAKVVASMLMFATVSGILMALFLNTAGGAWDNAKKYIETGALGGKGSDCHKAAVTGDTVGDPFKDTAGPSLHVLIKMLATITLVMAPVFL from the exons ATGGAAGACGATATGGAGAGTGGCAATTTGGGGCCTtataaagataggccaaggactTTCCCCAACATGCGTAGTAAACCTTATACCCCATTG ATATTCCGTATTCTCATGAGAATGAACGTTCGTGTTGTTTTTATACTTGTGCTCTTGGGATTGGGAGCTGTCTTTTATGTTGGAGCAAGAACCTCTCCGattattgtgtttgtttttaCTGTTTGCATCATCAGCTTTCTCATATCGATATATCTCACCAAATGGGTTCTCTCAAAGGATGAAGGGCCAACTGAGATGGTTCAG ATATCAGATGCAATACGTGATGGAGCTGAAGGCTTCTTCAGGACCCAGTATGGGACTATCTCCAAGATGGCAGTTTTACTTGCACTGGTTATCCTTGGCATATATTTGTTTCGGAGTACTACTCCTCAACAAGAGTCTTCTGGTTTGGGGAG GTACACATCTGCATTTATTACTGTTGCTTCTTTTCTCCTAGGGGCTCTGTGTTCAGGTATAGCTGGATATGTTGGAATGTGGGTGTCTGTTCGTGCAAATGTTCGAGTCTCTAGCGCTGCAAGACGTTCTGCAAGGGAGGCATTGCAG ATCGCCGTTCGTGCTGGTGGCTTCTCagctattgttgttgttggcaTGGCAGTTATTGGGGTTGCCATCCTTTATGCCACATTTTATGTTTGGTTGGGGGTGGATTCACCAGGTTCAATGAAAGTGACTGATT TGCCTCTTCTTCTCGTGGGATATGGCTTTGGAGCTTCATTTGTCGCCCTTTTTGCTCAGTTGGGTGGTGGAATATACACGAAAGCCGCTGATGTTGGAGCTGACCTTGTTGGGAAAGTAGAGCAGGGGATACCTGAAGATGATCCACGCAATCCTGCTGTCATTGCCGACTTG GTTGGGGACAATGTGGGTGATTGTGCAGCACGAGGTGCTGATCTTTTCGAAAGTATTGCAGCAGAAATTATTAGTGCGATGATCCTTGGAGGAACAATGGCCCAACGCTGCAAAATTGAAG ATCCATCTGGCTTTATTTTGTTTCCTCTCGTGGTTCACTCATTTGATCTGGTGATATCAACTGTTGGTATATTTTCCATACGTGGCACACGTGATACTGGATCTATTGGTGCCATGGAGGACCCTATGGCAATTCTTCAGAAAGGATATTCTATTACAATTCTATTGGCTGTTGTAACTTTTGGACTG TCTACACGGTGGATGCTGTATACTGAACAAGCTCCTTCAGCATGGTTGCACTTTgcattgtgtggtttggttggaATTATGACGGCGTACGTTTTTGTTTGGATCACTAAGTACTACACCGATTACAAGCATGAGCCAGTACGCACATTAGCTCTTTCTAGCTCCACAGGGCATGGCACTAACATAATTGCTGGCATCAGTTTGGGTCTGGAATCCACAGCTCTTCCTGTTCTCGTCATAAGTGCATCTATTGTTTCAGCTTTCTGGCTAGGTCGCACTTCTGGACTGGTTGATGATGCTGGAAATCCAACTGGTGGGTTGTTTGGAACAGCTGTAGCAACGATGGGAATGCTTAGCACTGCAGCTTATGTTCTCACCATGGATATGTTCGGTCCAATAGCTGATAATGCAGGTGGAATAGTAGAGATGAGTCAGCAG CCTGAAAGTGTTCGGGAGATCACTGATGTACTTGATGCGGTTGGGAACACCACAAAAGCTACAACGAAAGGGTTTGCCATTGGATCTGCAGCACTTGCGTCTTTCCTTCTGTTCAGTGCCTATATGGATGAGGTAGCTGCATTTGCTCATGTACCTTTTACACAG GTTGACATTGCCATCCCAGAAGTATTTGTTGGTGGATTGCTGGGCTCTATGCTTATTTTCCTATTTAGTGCATGGGCCTGTTCTGCTGTTGGTCGAACTGCTCAAGAGGTTGTTAATGAAGTAAGAAGACAGTTTATTGAGAGGCCTGGTATCATG GAATATAAGGAGAAACCAGATTATGGTCGTTGTGTTGCCATTGTGGCATCGGCATCTTTGAGGGAGATGATAAAACCTGGTGCCTTGGCTATTGTTTCGCCTATAGTTGTTG GTTTGGTGTTCCGGATTTTGGGATTCTATACTGGACAACCTCTACTTGGGGCTAAAGTTGTTGCTTCTATGTTGATGTTTGCAACGGTTTCTGGTATTCTTATGGCTCTTTTCCTGAACACTGCTGGTGGTGCTTGGGATAATGCAAAGAAGTACATAGAGACTGGTGCTCTTGGAGGCAAAGGGAGTGACTGCCATAAAGCAGCTGTTACTGGCGATAC TGTGGGAGACCCATTCAAAGACACTGCGGGGCCTTCTCTTCATGTCCTTATCAAAATGCTTGCAACGATAACTCTCGTCATGGCTCCTGTCTTTCTTTGA
- the LOC131336082 gene encoding vacuolar-processing enzyme isoform X1, giving the protein MIGNVTCFIWDNPFHFVAEVFFFLKNLPLLKWLQGTVITMTSYSLVVLLILELLSFSLGSQQLSEHSFKLSSVQTESLHVVTQPVGKGTRWAVLIAGSNGYENYRHQADVCHAYQILRKGGLKDENIIVFMYDDIAFSEHNPRPGIIINRPQGEDVYEGVPKDYTGHDASINNLFAVILANKTALKGGSRKVLDTGSEDHIFIYYTDHGGPGILGMPDETLYASDLIDVLKKKHDSNTFKSMVFYLEACESGSIFEGLLPEGLNIYATTASNPAESSFASYCPDNYPDVEIYGTCLGDVYSVSWMEDSDNNDLHKETLDQQYEVVRRRTAKGDKGGSSHVMKYGNTKLGKNPLFSYLGSNPANDNYTFIRHDTLAPIMKAVGQRDAELFHFWHKYLRAPRGSQKKLTAEKQLRDAIKHRAHIDESMMSIAKILFRSANGLMTLETVRPAGQPLVDDWSCFKALVRTYEEHCGSLSRYGRRYARAIANMCNVGVKVEQMAMASAAACHA; this is encoded by the exons ATGATTGGAAACGTAACTTGCTTTATTTGGGATAACCCGTTCCATTTTGTGGCAGAAgtgtttttcttcttgaaaaactTGCCATTGTTAAAGTGGCTCCAAGGGACAG TTATCACAATGACTAGTTACAGTCTTGTGGTTCTCCTCATCCTTGAACTATTAAGCTTTTCCCTTGGGAGTCAGCAGCTTTCCGAACATTCATTCAAGTTATCATCAGTGCAAACAGAATCTCTCCATGTTGTTACTCAGCCTGTTGGCAAGGGAACTAGATGGGCCGTTTTGATTGCAGGTTCAAATGGCTATGAGAATTATAGGCATCAG GCTGATGTATGCCATGCCTATCAAATACTGAGGAAAGGTGGATTGAAGGATGAGAATATAATTGTTTTCATGTATGACGACATCGCATTCAGTGAACATAACCCGAGACCTGGTATCATCATAAATAGACCCCAAGGTGAAGATGTTTATGAAGGAGTACCCAAG GATTATACTGGACATGATGCAAGTATCAATAACCTCTTTGCCGTTATACTTGCAAACAAAACTGCTCTTAAAGGAGGCAGTCGCAAGGTTTTAGATACTGGTTCAGAGGATCATATATTCATTTATTATACTGATCATGGCGGTCCTGGGATTCTTG GGATGCCTGATGAAACTTTGTATGCCAGTGATCTCATTGATGTACTGAAGAAAAAACATGATTCTAACACCTTCAAAAGCATG GTATTCTATCTTGAAGCCTGTGAATCTGGGAGTATATTTGAGGGCCTTCTTCCTGAAGGATTAAACATATATGCAACCACAGCCTCCAACCCAGCAGAGAGCAGTTTTGCCAGTTATTGTCCTGACAACTATCCTGATGTTGAGATTTATGGCACTTGTTTAGGTGATGTGTATAGTGTTTCTTGGATGGAAGATAG TGACAACAATGATTTGCATAAAGAAACTCTGGATCAGCAATATGAAGTG GTTCGGAGGCGGACAGCAAAGGGGGATAAGGGGGGCAGCTCCCATGTTATGAAGTATGGAAATACCAAGCTTGGCAAGAATCCTCTGTTCTCTTACTTGGGTTCAAATCCTGCAAATGATAACTATACCTTCATCAGACACGATACCTTGGCACCAATTATGAAGGCTGTTGGCCAACGTGATGCAGAGCTCTTTCACTTTTGGCACAAG TACCTCAGGGCTCCTAGAGGATCTCAAAAGAAACTCACGGCTGAGAAGCAATTGCGTGATGCGATAAAGCATAGGGCACACATAGACGAGAGTATGATGTCTATTGCGAAGATTTTGTTCAGATCTGCAAATGGTCTGATGACACTGGAAACCGTTAGACCAGCTGGGCAGCCTCTTGTAGATGACTGGAGCTGCTTCAAGGCACTT GTGAGGACTTATGAGGAACATTGTGGATCTCTGTCGAGGTATGGTAGGAGATACGCACGCGCCATTGCTAACATGTGTAATGTCGGGGTTAAGGTGGAGCAGATGGCCATGGCTTCAGCTGCGGCTTGCCATGCGTGA
- the LOC131336082 gene encoding vacuolar-processing enzyme isoform X3 encodes MTSYSLVVLLILELLSFSLGSQQLSEHSFKLSSVQTESLHVVTQPVGKGTRWAVLIAGSNGYENYRHQADVCHAYQILRKGGLKDENIIVFMYDDIAFSEHNPRPGIIINRPQGEDVYEGVPKDYTGHDASINNLFAVILANKTALKGGSRKVLDTGSEDHIFIYYTDHGGPGILGMPDETLYASDLIDVLKKKHDSNTFKSMVFYLEACESGSIFEGLLPEGLNIYATTASNPAESSFASYCPDNYPDVEIYGTCLGDVYSVSWMEDSDNNDLHKETLDQQYEVVRRRTAKGDKGGSSHVMKYGNTKLGKNPLFSYLGSNPANDNYTFIRHDTLAPIMKAVGQRDAELFHFWHKYLRAPRGSQKKLTAEKQLRDAIKHRAHIDESMMSIAKILFRSANGLMTLETVRPAGQPLVDDWSCFKALVRTYEEHCGSLSRYGRRYARAIANMCNVGVKVEQMAMASAAACHA; translated from the exons ATGACTAGTTACAGTCTTGTGGTTCTCCTCATCCTTGAACTATTAAGCTTTTCCCTTGGGAGTCAGCAGCTTTCCGAACATTCATTCAAGTTATCATCAGTGCAAACAGAATCTCTCCATGTTGTTACTCAGCCTGTTGGCAAGGGAACTAGATGGGCCGTTTTGATTGCAGGTTCAAATGGCTATGAGAATTATAGGCATCAG GCTGATGTATGCCATGCCTATCAAATACTGAGGAAAGGTGGATTGAAGGATGAGAATATAATTGTTTTCATGTATGACGACATCGCATTCAGTGAACATAACCCGAGACCTGGTATCATCATAAATAGACCCCAAGGTGAAGATGTTTATGAAGGAGTACCCAAG GATTATACTGGACATGATGCAAGTATCAATAACCTCTTTGCCGTTATACTTGCAAACAAAACTGCTCTTAAAGGAGGCAGTCGCAAGGTTTTAGATACTGGTTCAGAGGATCATATATTCATTTATTATACTGATCATGGCGGTCCTGGGATTCTTG GGATGCCTGATGAAACTTTGTATGCCAGTGATCTCATTGATGTACTGAAGAAAAAACATGATTCTAACACCTTCAAAAGCATG GTATTCTATCTTGAAGCCTGTGAATCTGGGAGTATATTTGAGGGCCTTCTTCCTGAAGGATTAAACATATATGCAACCACAGCCTCCAACCCAGCAGAGAGCAGTTTTGCCAGTTATTGTCCTGACAACTATCCTGATGTTGAGATTTATGGCACTTGTTTAGGTGATGTGTATAGTGTTTCTTGGATGGAAGATAG TGACAACAATGATTTGCATAAAGAAACTCTGGATCAGCAATATGAAGTG GTTCGGAGGCGGACAGCAAAGGGGGATAAGGGGGGCAGCTCCCATGTTATGAAGTATGGAAATACCAAGCTTGGCAAGAATCCTCTGTTCTCTTACTTGGGTTCAAATCCTGCAAATGATAACTATACCTTCATCAGACACGATACCTTGGCACCAATTATGAAGGCTGTTGGCCAACGTGATGCAGAGCTCTTTCACTTTTGGCACAAG TACCTCAGGGCTCCTAGAGGATCTCAAAAGAAACTCACGGCTGAGAAGCAATTGCGTGATGCGATAAAGCATAGGGCACACATAGACGAGAGTATGATGTCTATTGCGAAGATTTTGTTCAGATCTGCAAATGGTCTGATGACACTGGAAACCGTTAGACCAGCTGGGCAGCCTCTTGTAGATGACTGGAGCTGCTTCAAGGCACTT GTGAGGACTTATGAGGAACATTGTGGATCTCTGTCGAGGTATGGTAGGAGATACGCACGCGCCATTGCTAACATGTGTAATGTCGGGGTTAAGGTGGAGCAGATGGCCATGGCTTCAGCTGCGGCTTGCCATGCGTGA
- the LOC131336082 gene encoding vacuolar-processing enzyme isoform X2 produces MFSLEVITMTSYSLVVLLILELLSFSLGSQQLSEHSFKLSSVQTESLHVVTQPVGKGTRWAVLIAGSNGYENYRHQADVCHAYQILRKGGLKDENIIVFMYDDIAFSEHNPRPGIIINRPQGEDVYEGVPKDYTGHDASINNLFAVILANKTALKGGSRKVLDTGSEDHIFIYYTDHGGPGILGMPDETLYASDLIDVLKKKHDSNTFKSMVFYLEACESGSIFEGLLPEGLNIYATTASNPAESSFASYCPDNYPDVEIYGTCLGDVYSVSWMEDSDNNDLHKETLDQQYEVVRRRTAKGDKGGSSHVMKYGNTKLGKNPLFSYLGSNPANDNYTFIRHDTLAPIMKAVGQRDAELFHFWHKYLRAPRGSQKKLTAEKQLRDAIKHRAHIDESMMSIAKILFRSANGLMTLETVRPAGQPLVDDWSCFKALVRTYEEHCGSLSRYGRRYARAIANMCNVGVKVEQMAMASAAACHA; encoded by the exons ATGTTCTCCTTGGAAG TTATCACAATGACTAGTTACAGTCTTGTGGTTCTCCTCATCCTTGAACTATTAAGCTTTTCCCTTGGGAGTCAGCAGCTTTCCGAACATTCATTCAAGTTATCATCAGTGCAAACAGAATCTCTCCATGTTGTTACTCAGCCTGTTGGCAAGGGAACTAGATGGGCCGTTTTGATTGCAGGTTCAAATGGCTATGAGAATTATAGGCATCAG GCTGATGTATGCCATGCCTATCAAATACTGAGGAAAGGTGGATTGAAGGATGAGAATATAATTGTTTTCATGTATGACGACATCGCATTCAGTGAACATAACCCGAGACCTGGTATCATCATAAATAGACCCCAAGGTGAAGATGTTTATGAAGGAGTACCCAAG GATTATACTGGACATGATGCAAGTATCAATAACCTCTTTGCCGTTATACTTGCAAACAAAACTGCTCTTAAAGGAGGCAGTCGCAAGGTTTTAGATACTGGTTCAGAGGATCATATATTCATTTATTATACTGATCATGGCGGTCCTGGGATTCTTG GGATGCCTGATGAAACTTTGTATGCCAGTGATCTCATTGATGTACTGAAGAAAAAACATGATTCTAACACCTTCAAAAGCATG GTATTCTATCTTGAAGCCTGTGAATCTGGGAGTATATTTGAGGGCCTTCTTCCTGAAGGATTAAACATATATGCAACCACAGCCTCCAACCCAGCAGAGAGCAGTTTTGCCAGTTATTGTCCTGACAACTATCCTGATGTTGAGATTTATGGCACTTGTTTAGGTGATGTGTATAGTGTTTCTTGGATGGAAGATAG TGACAACAATGATTTGCATAAAGAAACTCTGGATCAGCAATATGAAGTG GTTCGGAGGCGGACAGCAAAGGGGGATAAGGGGGGCAGCTCCCATGTTATGAAGTATGGAAATACCAAGCTTGGCAAGAATCCTCTGTTCTCTTACTTGGGTTCAAATCCTGCAAATGATAACTATACCTTCATCAGACACGATACCTTGGCACCAATTATGAAGGCTGTTGGCCAACGTGATGCAGAGCTCTTTCACTTTTGGCACAAG TACCTCAGGGCTCCTAGAGGATCTCAAAAGAAACTCACGGCTGAGAAGCAATTGCGTGATGCGATAAAGCATAGGGCACACATAGACGAGAGTATGATGTCTATTGCGAAGATTTTGTTCAGATCTGCAAATGGTCTGATGACACTGGAAACCGTTAGACCAGCTGGGCAGCCTCTTGTAGATGACTGGAGCTGCTTCAAGGCACTT GTGAGGACTTATGAGGAACATTGTGGATCTCTGTCGAGGTATGGTAGGAGATACGCACGCGCCATTGCTAACATGTGTAATGTCGGGGTTAAGGTGGAGCAGATGGCCATGGCTTCAGCTGCGGCTTGCCATGCGTGA
- the LOC131336083 gene encoding uncharacterized protein LOC131336083 isoform X2: MVEVAKFLGLTVIWPFSTMGAAISKGAKGIGTLLGNAVVAPIKSVFGGSCEGVCPGIWDITCFIEHLCVSNLLKLLMVLGLCYIILLVFYLMFQVGICQCIARSLCKMCWAACQTYWFLFEYITCFVWHKLKNTNRVNRRRRRCFRDVEVGCSSDGETVSLEVDQSFNTRKLRRKRKDRVESSFYPSRQNRYANDSHRNHPRFKGDRYQRFKYSRQLQMRKLSNIRRESTLFKKRGFSYCQEMDVFLSFERCTMD; encoded by the exons AT GGTTGAAGTTGCTAAGTTTCTCGGCTTGACTGTGATTTGGCCTTTTTCCACAATGGGAGCTGCTATTAGTAAAGGTGCAAAAGGCATTGGCACTCTTCTCGGAAATGCCGTTGTAGCTCCAATCAAAAGTGTTTTTGGTGGATCTTGCGA GGGTGTTTGTCCAGGAATATGGGATATAACTTGTTTTATTGAGCACCTCTGTGTCTCTAATCTATTGAAACTGTTAATGGTGCTGGGGCTTTGCTACATAA TTTTGCTGGTTTTCTATCTCATGTTCCAGGTGGGAATCTGCCAATGCATTGCGAGAAGCCTTTGCAAGATGTGTTGGGCTGCGTGTCAGACATACTGGTTTTTATTCGAATATATCACCTGTTTTGTTTGGCACAAGTTAAAGAACACCAATCGGGTAAACCGTCGGCGTAGGCGCTGCTTTCGTGACGTTGAGGTAGGGTGTTCTTCAGATGGCGAAACTGTGTCTTTAGAGGTTGATCAAAGTTTCAATACGAGGAAGTTACGTAGAAAAAGAAAGGATAGGGTGGAGAGCTCATTCTACCCTTCAAGGCAAAATAGGTATGCCAATGACAGTCACCGCAACCACCCTCGTTTTAAGGGCGACAGATATCAAAGATTTAAGTACTCAAGACAGCTTCAAATGAGGAAGCTGAGTAATATTCGAAGAGAATCGACTTTGTTTAAGAAGAGAGGGTTCAG TTATTGCCAGGAGATGGATGTGTTTCTCTCTTTTGAAAGATGCACAATGGATTGA
- the LOC131336083 gene encoding uncharacterized protein LOC131336083 isoform X1 produces MVEVAKFLGLTVIWPFSTMGAAISKGAKGIGTLLGNAVVAPIKSVFGGSCEGVCPGIWDITCFIEHLCVSNLLKLLMVLGLCYIILLVFYLMFQVGICQCIARSLCKMCWAACQTYWFLFEYITCFVWHKLKNTNRVNRRRRRCFRDVEVGCSSDGETVSLEVDQSFNTRKLRRKRKDRVESSFYPSRQNRYANDSHRNHPRFKGDRYQRFKYSRQLQMRKLSNIRRESTLFKKRGFSRLRISYKKKSWGKLTRFEPTTYRIEATILTTGIRCQSC; encoded by the exons AT GGTTGAAGTTGCTAAGTTTCTCGGCTTGACTGTGATTTGGCCTTTTTCCACAATGGGAGCTGCTATTAGTAAAGGTGCAAAAGGCATTGGCACTCTTCTCGGAAATGCCGTTGTAGCTCCAATCAAAAGTGTTTTTGGTGGATCTTGCGA GGGTGTTTGTCCAGGAATATGGGATATAACTTGTTTTATTGAGCACCTCTGTGTCTCTAATCTATTGAAACTGTTAATGGTGCTGGGGCTTTGCTACATAA TTTTGCTGGTTTTCTATCTCATGTTCCAGGTGGGAATCTGCCAATGCATTGCGAGAAGCCTTTGCAAGATGTGTTGGGCTGCGTGTCAGACATACTGGTTTTTATTCGAATATATCACCTGTTTTGTTTGGCACAAGTTAAAGAACACCAATCGGGTAAACCGTCGGCGTAGGCGCTGCTTTCGTGACGTTGAGGTAGGGTGTTCTTCAGATGGCGAAACTGTGTCTTTAGAGGTTGATCAAAGTTTCAATACGAGGAAGTTACGTAGAAAAAGAAAGGATAGGGTGGAGAGCTCATTCTACCCTTCAAGGCAAAATAGGTATGCCAATGACAGTCACCGCAACCACCCTCGTTTTAAGGGCGACAGATATCAAAGATTTAAGTACTCAAGACAGCTTCAAATGAGGAAGCTGAGTAATATTCGAAGAGAATCGACTTTGTTTAAGAAGAGAGGGTTCAG ccGTTTGAGAATCAGCTATAAAAAGAAAAGTTGGGGGAAGCTAACAAGGTTCGAACCTACGACCTATCGCATAGAAGCCACCATTCTTACCACTGGTATAAGGTGCCAGTCTTGTTAG